The following coding sequences lie in one Arabidopsis thaliana chromosome 3, partial sequence genomic window:
- a CDS encoding biotin/lipoyl attachment domain-containing protein (biotin/lipoyl attachment domain-containing protein; FUNCTIONS IN: binding; LOCATED IN: chloroplast; EXPRESSED IN: 22 plant structures; EXPRESSED DURING: 13 growth stages; CONTAINS InterPro DOMAIN/s: Single hybrid motif (InterPro:IPR011053), Biotin/lipoyl attachment (InterPro:IPR000089), Galactose-binding domain-like (InterPro:IPR008979); BEST Arabidopsis thaliana protein match is: Single hybrid motif superfamily protein (TAIR:AT1G52670.1); Has 2050 Blast hits to 2050 proteins in 795 species: Archae - 23; Bacteria - 1613; Metazoa - 0; Fungi - 2; Plants - 110; Viruses - 0; Other Eukaryotes - 302 (source: NCBI BLink).) yields the protein MASSAALGSLHQTLGSAINSQSEVHSLSGNWSASGNSCVPRWRLSNRNSNYRLVLRAKAAKSSTTTISDGSSDASVSDGKKTVRRITFPKEVEALVHEMCDETEVAVLQLKVGDFEMNLKRKIGAATNPIPVADISPTVAPPIPSEPMNKSASSAPSPSQAKPSSEKVSPFKNTSYGKPAKLAALEASGSTNYVLVTSPAVGKFQRSRTVKGKKQSPSCKEGDAIKEGQVIGYLHQLGTELPVTSDVAGEVLKLLSDDGDSVGYGDPLVAVLPSFHDINIQ from the exons atggCGTCTTCTGCAGCTCTCGGATCTCTCCATC AGACTTTAGGGTCAGCCATTAATTCACAGAGTGAGGTTCACTCGCTTTCTGGAAACTGGTCTGCCTCTGGTAATTCATGTGTGCCACGGTGGAGATTATCCAACAGGAACAGCAACTACAGGCTCGTGTTACGTGCTAAGGCCGCTAAATCTTCGACAACAACCATAAGTGATG GTTCATCTGATGCTAGTGTGTCAGACGGGAAGAAAACAGTTCGACGGATAACTTTCCCGAAAGAAGTGGAG GCACTGGTTCACGAGATGTGTGATGAAACTGAGGTTGCTGTGCTGCAACTTAAG GTTGGAGATTTCGAGATGAACCTAAAACGGAAGATTGGAGCAGCCACAAACCCCATTCCCGTGGCGGATATATCTCCAACTGTAGCGCCTCCTATTCCTTCTGAACCTATGAATAAATCTGCTTCTTCGGCTCCTAGCCCATCTCAAGCAAAGCCTTCCTCTGAGAAAGTGTCTCCATTTAAGAATACATCATATGGGAAACCAGCAAAGTTGGCTGCTTTGGAGGCATCTGGATCCACCAACTATGTGTTAGTCACATCTCCCGCA GTGGGCAAGTTTCAGAGGAGCAGAACTgtaaaaggaaagaaacaatctCCTAGCTGCAAAGAG GGTGATGCAATAAAGGAAGGCCAAGTTATTGGATACTTACATCAGTTGGGAACAGAACTTCCAGTGACG TCAGATGTAGCTGGAGAAGTCCTTAAGCTTCTTTCAGATGACGGAG ACTCCGTAGGTTATGGAGATCCTCTGGTTGCAGTCTTGCCATCTTTCCACGACATCAACATCCAGTGA
- a CDS encoding DUF399 family protein, putative (DUF399 and DUF3411), protein MDGETLKSYVTHWPAQRWQEYEPLLSYCRDNSVRLIACGTPLKVLRTVQAEGIRGLSKSERKLYTPPAGSGFISGFSSFSRRSTFDMSLPTQIVPFGPSSYLSAQARVVEDHTMSQVILQAVADGGGTGLLLVVTGASHVEYGSRGTGLPARISRKFPKKNQVVVLLDPERQFLRREGETPVADFLWYSAARPCSRNCFDRAEIARVMNAAGRRRDALPPDIQNGLDLGLVSPEVLQNLFDLEQYPLISELTQRFQGFRERLLADPKFLNRLAIEEAISITTTLIAQYEKRKENFFEEIDYVITDTVRGSVVDFFTVWLPAPTLSFLSYADETTGPDSIDALRGLLGSIPDNAFQKSLAGREWNLNLRIASVIVGGLKLAGVGVVSSFAAVGASNALNIARKVIKPELVVAEKPKRSPLLKTAMVYGGFLGTSANLRYQIIAGLIEHRLSDELSSQPLLVNAISFVVRTLNSYFGTQQWIDLARSTGLQTQKSIPASKEISEALEEPTVECDTTTEEESIDKLNNQ, encoded by the exons ATGGACGGAGAGACATTGAAGTCTTATGTGACACATTGGCCTGCTCAACGTTGGCAAGAATATGAGCCTCTTTTAAGTTATTGCCGCGATAACTCTGTTAGACTAATTGCTTGTGGCACTCCTCTCAAG GTTTTAAGAACTGTCCAAGCAGAAGGTATCCGTGGTCTTTCAAAATCTGAGCGTAAATTATACACTCCCCCTGCTGGTTCTGGGTTTATCTCAGGATTTTCTTCATTCTCACGTAGATCTACATTCGATATGAGTCTCCCAACACAGATTGTTCCTTTTGGACCGAGTTCATATTTGTCGGCACAAGCAAGAGTTGTTGAAGACCATACAATGTCACAAGTTATTTTACAAGCAGTAGCAGATGGAGGGGGTACTGGTCTACTGTTAGTGGTGACAGGGGCAAGTCATGTTGAGTATGGTTCAAGAGGAACAGGTTTGCCAGCAAGGATCTCAAGGAAGTTTCCAAAGAAAAACCAAGTTGTTGTATTACTTGACCCTGAAAGACAGTTCTTGCGAAGAGAGGGCGAAACTCCAGTTGCTGATTTCTTGTGGTATTCTGCTGCAAGACCCTGCAGTAGAAACTGCTTTGACCGAGCAGAGATTGCTCGAGTAATGAATGCAGCTGGCAGGAGGCGAGATGCCCTTCCTCCC GATATTCAAAATGGATTAGACCTTGGTCTGGTGTCACCTGAGGTTCTGCagaatctctttgatttgGAGCAGTATCCTCTTATTTCTGAGCTTACTCAGCGGTTTCAG GGTTTCCGAGAAAGGTTGTTGGCAGATCCAAAATTCCTGAATAGGTTAGCCATCGAAGAAGCTATATCAATAACAACTACACTAATAGCACAATATGAGAAGCGAAAAGAGAAtttctttgaagaaattgaCTATGTTATAACTGATACAGTGAGAGGATCAGTCGTTGATTTTTTCACAGTTTGGCTTCCTGCACCAactttgtcttttctttcatatgcTGATGAGACCACTGGACCAGACAGCATAGACGCCCTGAGAGGCCTCCTAGGATCCATACCTGATAACGCATTTCAAAAAAGTCTTGCTGGAAGAGAGTGGAACCTGAATCTTAGAATTGCTTCAGTTATTGTTGGTGGCTTGAAGCTTGCTGGTGTTGGAGTTGTTTCCAGTTTTGCAGCTGTGGGAGCTTCAAATGCATTGAATATAGCACGAAAGGTCATTAAACCCGAGCTGGTTGTGGCTGAGAAACCTAAGAGGTCTCCTCTTCTGAAGACGGCAATGGTTTACGGAGGTTTTCTGGGAACATCTGCAAATCTTCGTTACCAG ATAATTGCGGGATTAATAGAGCATCGCCTATCTGATGAGCTTTCTTCGCAACCTCTACTTGTAAATGCTATTTCATTTGTTGTCAGGACCCTAAACTCATATTTCGGAACGCAG CAATGGATCGATCTTGCACGCTCTACGGGTCTGCAAACTCAGAAAAGCATCCCAGCCTCTAAAGAAATTTCAGAGGCTTTGGAAGAACCGACAGTGGAATGCGATACTACTACTGAAGAGGAAAGTATCGATAAGCTCAATAATCAATGA
- a CDS encoding biotin/lipoyl attachment domain-containing protein (biotin/lipoyl attachment domain-containing protein; FUNCTIONS IN: binding; LOCATED IN: chloroplast; EXPRESSED IN: 22 plant structures; EXPRESSED DURING: 13 growth stages; CONTAINS InterPro DOMAIN/s: Single hybrid motif (InterPro:IPR011053), Biotin/lipoyl attachment (InterPro:IPR000089); BEST Arabidopsis thaliana protein match is: Single hybrid motif superfamily protein (TAIR:AT1G52670.1); Has 35333 Blast hits to 34131 proteins in 2444 species: Archae - 798; Bacteria - 22429; Metazoa - 974; Fungi - 991; Plants - 531; Viruses - 0; Other Eukaryotes - 9610 (source: NCBI BLink).), translating to MKCCRHWFTRCVMKLRLLCCNLRQVGDFEMNLKRKIGAATNPIPVADISPTVAPPIPSEPMNKSASSAPSPSQAKPSSEKVSPFKNTSYGKPAKLAALEASGSTNYVLVTSPAVGKFQRSRTVKGKKQSPSCKEGDAIKEGQVIGYLHQLGTELPVTSDVAGEVLKLLSDDGDSVGYGDPLVAVLPSFHDINIQ from the exons ATGAAATGTTGCAGGCACTGGTTCACGAGATGTGTGATGAAACTGAGGTTGCTGTGCTGCAACTTAAGGCAA GTTGGAGATTTCGAGATGAACCTAAAACGGAAGATTGGAGCAGCCACAAACCCCATTCCCGTGGCGGATATATCTCCAACTGTAGCGCCTCCTATTCCTTCTGAACCTATGAATAAATCTGCTTCTTCGGCTCCTAGCCCATCTCAAGCAAAGCCTTCCTCTGAGAAAGTGTCTCCATTTAAGAATACATCATATGGGAAACCAGCAAAGTTGGCTGCTTTGGAGGCATCTGGATCCACCAACTATGTGTTAGTCACATCTCCCGCA GTGGGCAAGTTTCAGAGGAGCAGAACTgtaaaaggaaagaaacaatctCCTAGCTGCAAAGAG GGTGATGCAATAAAGGAAGGCCAAGTTATTGGATACTTACATCAGTTGGGAACAGAACTTCCAGTGACG TCAGATGTAGCTGGAGAAGTCCTTAAGCTTCTTTCAGATGACGGAG ACTCCGTAGGTTATGGAGATCCTCTGGTTGCAGTCTTGCCATCTTTCCACGACATCAACATCCAGTGA
- a CDS encoding DUF399 family protein, putative (DUF399 and DUF3411) (Protein of unknown function (DUF399 and DUF3411); FUNCTIONS IN: molecular_function unknown; INVOLVED IN: biological_process unknown; LOCATED IN: chloroplast thylakoid lumen, chloroplast; EXPRESSED IN: 22 plant structures; EXPRESSED DURING: 13 growth stages; CONTAINS InterPro DOMAIN/s: Protein of unknown function DUF399 (InterPro:IPR007314), Protein of unknown function DUF3411 (InterPro:IPR021825); BEST Arabidopsis thaliana protein match is: Protein of unknown function (DUF399 and DUF3411) (TAIR:AT2G40400.2); Has 538 Blast hits to 538 proteins in 131 species: Archae - 0; Bacteria - 182; Metazoa - 33; Fungi - 6; Plants - 279; Viruses - 6; Other Eukaryotes - 32 (source: NCBI BLink).), translating into MKLTTNDLFASQPLFHCPCSSSSRPRRRRFYGLHFPINLTSEKNNSLSIVALSDSDLPSRTAFSRRAFLLAPPLLVSAASLFLKPSVSLASEESSSATVTSPAESAAPPPPPATTTPSPPPPVNKEETITSRIYDATAIGEPMAMGKDKKKVWEKLLNARVVYLGEAEQVPTKDDKELELEIVRNLRKRCVESERQISVALEAFPLDLQDQLNQYMDKRMDGETLKSYVTHWPAQRWQEYEPLLSYCRDNSVRLIACGTPLKVLRTVQAEGIRGLSKSERKLYTPPAGSGFISGFSSFSRRSTFDMSLPTQIVPFGPSSYLSAQARVVEDHTMSQVILQAVADGGGTGLLLVVTGASHVEYGSRGTGLPARISRKFPKKNQVVVLLDPERQFLRREGETPVADFLWYSAARPCSRNCFDRAEIARVMNAAGRRRDALPPDIQNGLDLGLVSPEVLQNLFDLEQYPLISELTQRFQGFRERLLADPKFLNRLAIEEAISITTTLIAQYEKRKENFFEEIDYVITDTVRGSVVDFFTVWLPAPTLSFLSYADETTGPDSIDALRGLLGSIPDNAFQKSLAGREWNLNLRIASVIVGGLKLAGVGVVSSFAAVGASNALNIARKVIKPELVVAEKPKRSPLLKTAMVYGGFLGTSANLRYQIIAGLIEHRLSDELSSQPLLVNAISFVVRTLNSYFGTQQWIDLARSTGLQTQKSIPASKEISEALEEPTVECDTTTEEESIDKLNNQ; encoded by the exons ATGAAACTCACCACGAATGATCTCTTCGCTTCTCAACCATTATTTCACTGCCcttgctcctcctcctcccgTCCTCGCCGCCGACGTTTCTATGGCCTTCATTTTCCGATCAACCTCACCAGCGAGAAGAACAATTCTCTATCCATTGTTGCTCTTTCTGATTCCGATCTTCCATCACGAACCGCCTTCTCTCGCCGCGCTTTTCTACTCGCGCCACCACTTCTAGTCTCGGCTGCTTCCTTGTTTCTCAAACCGTCTGTCTCTTTAGCCTCCGAGGAGAGCTCGTCCGCTACAGTAACATCGCCTGCGGAATCAGcagctcctcctcctcctcctgcGACCACAACACCGTCGCCGCCTCCACCCGTGAATAAGGAAGAGACGATAACCTCGAGAATCTATGACGCGACGGCCATTGGTGAGCCGATGGCTATGggaaaagataagaagaaggtGTGGGAGAAGCTGTTGAACGCGAGAGTTGTGTACCTCGGTGAGGCGGAGCAAGTGCCTACCAAAGACGACAAAGAGCTTGAACTCGAAATCGTTAGAAACCTGAGGAAGAGATGCGTTGAGAGCGAGCGTCAAATCTCTGTAGCACTGGAAGCATTCCCTCTCGATTTGCAGGATCAGCTTAATCAATACATGGATAAGAG GATGGACGGAGAGACATTGAAGTCTTATGTGACACATTGGCCTGCTCAACGTTGGCAAGAATATGAGCCTCTTTTAAGTTATTGCCGCGATAACTCTGTTAGACTAATTGCTTGTGGCACTCCTCTCAAG GTTTTAAGAACTGTCCAAGCAGAAGGTATCCGTGGTCTTTCAAAATCTGAGCGTAAATTATACACTCCCCCTGCTGGTTCTGGGTTTATCTCAGGATTTTCTTCATTCTCACGTAGATCTACATTCGATATGAGTCTCCCAACACAGATTGTTCCTTTTGGACCGAGTTCATATTTGTCGGCACAAGCAAGAGTTGTTGAAGACCATACAATGTCACAAGTTATTTTACAAGCAGTAGCAGATGGAGGGGGTACTGGTCTACTGTTAGTGGTGACAGGGGCAAGTCATGTTGAGTATGGTTCAAGAGGAACAGGTTTGCCAGCAAGGATCTCAAGGAAGTTTCCAAAGAAAAACCAAGTTGTTGTATTACTTGACCCTGAAAGACAGTTCTTGCGAAGAGAGGGCGAAACTCCAGTTGCTGATTTCTTGTGGTATTCTGCTGCAAGACCCTGCAGTAGAAACTGCTTTGACCGAGCAGAGATTGCTCGAGTAATGAATGCAGCTGGCAGGAGGCGAGATGCCCTTCCTCCC GATATTCAAAATGGATTAGACCTTGGTCTGGTGTCACCTGAGGTTCTGCagaatctctttgatttgGAGCAGTATCCTCTTATTTCTGAGCTTACTCAGCGGTTTCAG GGTTTCCGAGAAAGGTTGTTGGCAGATCCAAAATTCCTGAATAGGTTAGCCATCGAAGAAGCTATATCAATAACAACTACACTAATAGCACAATATGAGAAGCGAAAAGAGAAtttctttgaagaaattgaCTATGTTATAACTGATACAGTGAGAGGATCAGTCGTTGATTTTTTCACAGTTTGGCTTCCTGCACCAactttgtcttttctttcatatgcTGATGAGACCACTGGACCAGACAGCATAGACGCCCTGAGAGGCCTCCTAGGATCCATACCTGATAACGCATTTCAAAAAAGTCTTGCTGGAAGAGAGTGGAACCTGAATCTTAGAATTGCTTCAGTTATTGTTGGTGGCTTGAAGCTTGCTGGTGTTGGAGTTGTTTCCAGTTTTGCAGCTGTGGGAGCTTCAAATGCATTGAATATAGCACGAAAGGTCATTAAACCCGAGCTGGTTGTGGCTGAGAAACCTAAGAGGTCTCCTCTTCTGAAGACGGCAATGGTTTACGGAGGTTTTCTGGGAACATCTGCAAATCTTCGTTACCAG ATAATTGCGGGATTAATAGAGCATCGCCTATCTGATGAGCTTTCTTCGCAACCTCTACTTGTAAATGCTATTTCATTTGTTGTCAGGACCCTAAACTCATATTTCGGAACGCAG CAATGGATCGATCTTGCACGCTCTACGGGTCTGCAAACTCAGAAAAGCATCCCAGCCTCTAAAGAAATTTCAGAGGCTTTGGAAGAACCGACAGTGGAATGCGATACTACTACTGAAGAGGAAAGTATCGATAAGCTCAATAATCAATGA
- a CDS encoding biotin/lipoyl attachment domain-containing protein (biotin/lipoyl attachment domain-containing protein; FUNCTIONS IN: binding; LOCATED IN: chloroplast; EXPRESSED IN: 22 plant structures; EXPRESSED DURING: 13 growth stages; CONTAINS InterPro DOMAIN/s: Single hybrid motif (InterPro:IPR011053), Biotin/lipoyl attachment (InterPro:IPR000089); BEST Arabidopsis thaliana protein match is: Single hybrid motif superfamily protein (TAIR:AT1G52670.1); Has 35333 Blast hits to 34131 proteins in 2444 species: Archae - 798; Bacteria - 22429; Metazoa - 974; Fungi - 991; Plants - 531; Viruses - 0; Other Eukaryotes - 9610 (source: NCBI BLink).) — MTYGCTFLYMLLDEMLQALVHEMCDETEVAVLQLKVGDFEMNLKRKIGAATNPIPVADISPTVAPPIPSEPMNKSASSAPSPSQAKPSSEKVSPFKNTSYGKPAKLAALEASGSTNYVLVTSPAVGKFQRSRTVKGKKQSPSCKEGDAIKEGQVIGYLHQLGTELPVTSDVAGEVLKLLSDDGDSVGYGDPLVAVLPSFHDINIQ; from the exons atGACGTATGGATGTACCTTTCTTTATATGTTGTTAGATGAAATGTTGCAGGCACTGGTTCACGAGATGTGTGATGAAACTGAGGTTGCTGTGCTGCAACTTAAG GTTGGAGATTTCGAGATGAACCTAAAACGGAAGATTGGAGCAGCCACAAACCCCATTCCCGTGGCGGATATATCTCCAACTGTAGCGCCTCCTATTCCTTCTGAACCTATGAATAAATCTGCTTCTTCGGCTCCTAGCCCATCTCAAGCAAAGCCTTCCTCTGAGAAAGTGTCTCCATTTAAGAATACATCATATGGGAAACCAGCAAAGTTGGCTGCTTTGGAGGCATCTGGATCCACCAACTATGTGTTAGTCACATCTCCCGCA GTGGGCAAGTTTCAGAGGAGCAGAACTgtaaaaggaaagaaacaatctCCTAGCTGCAAAGAG GGTGATGCAATAAAGGAAGGCCAAGTTATTGGATACTTACATCAGTTGGGAACAGAACTTCCAGTGACG TCAGATGTAGCTGGAGAAGTCCTTAAGCTTCTTTCAGATGACGGAG ACTCCGTAGGTTATGGAGATCCTCTGGTTGCAGTCTTGCCATCTTTCCACGACATCAACATCCAGTGA